In Natronomonas halophila, one DNA window encodes the following:
- a CDS encoding MarR family transcriptional regulator: MVEVLDNKRAATKFRVLVEIADRQPAVNQGEIADAVGVTSQAVSEYIRELVDEGLVEKEARSRYRVTKQGVDWLFQQASDVKRFADHVTEDVLGSMQEDAAFATADIESGETVSLFIEDGLLHADPGDEGPATGVATTDAAEGEVVGVTGFAGIIDLEPGDVTVFQVSPIRSSYPDGSEALATAAAEADVVAAAGVEAVAALRKSDTEADVTFAAGEVAADAASRGLDVVVVATTDLAGRVTDALRDAGLAYEVDDI; the protein is encoded by the coding sequence ATGGTCGAGGTGCTCGACAACAAGCGGGCCGCGACGAAGTTCCGCGTTCTCGTCGAAATCGCGGACCGGCAGCCGGCGGTCAATCAGGGGGAAATCGCCGACGCAGTCGGGGTGACGAGCCAAGCGGTCTCGGAGTACATCCGCGAACTCGTCGACGAAGGCCTCGTCGAAAAGGAGGCCCGGTCGCGGTATCGCGTCACCAAGCAGGGCGTCGACTGGCTCTTCCAGCAGGCCTCCGACGTCAAGCGCTTTGCCGACCACGTCACCGAGGACGTCCTCGGAAGTATGCAGGAGGATGCCGCCTTCGCGACTGCCGACATCGAATCGGGGGAGACGGTGTCGCTGTTCATCGAGGACGGCCTCCTCCATGCCGACCCCGGCGACGAAGGCCCCGCAACGGGCGTCGCCACGACCGACGCCGCCGAAGGCGAGGTCGTCGGCGTCACCGGCTTCGCCGGCATCATCGACCTCGAACCCGGCGACGTAACCGTCTTTCAGGTCTCGCCCATCCGGTCGAGCTATCCCGACGGTTCCGAAGCGCTCGCCACTGCGGCCGCCGAGGCCGACGTCGTCGCCGCCGCGGGCGTCGAAGCCGTCGCCGCCCTTCGGAAATCCGACACCGAAGCGGACGTGACCTTCGCTGCGGGCGAAGTTGCGGCCGACGCCGCGAGTCGTGGCCTCGACGTCGTCGTCGTTGCGACGACGGACCTCGCCGGCCGCGTCACCGACGCGCTCCGGGATGCCGGCCTCGCCTACGAAGTCGACGATATCTGA
- a CDS encoding 30S ribosomal protein S27e, with the protein MAGSFFRVECADCENEQVIFGKAANEVNCAVCGSTLATPTGGDAEFHGDVVETVEAR; encoded by the coding sequence ATGGCAGGAAGCTTCTTCCGCGTCGAATGCGCGGACTGTGAGAACGAACAGGTCATCTTCGGAAAGGCCGCCAACGAAGTCAACTGCGCCGTCTGTGGCTCGACGCTCGCGACCCCGACGGGTGGCGACGCTGAGTTCCACGGCGACGTCGTCGAGACCGTCGAAGCGCGATAG
- a CDS encoding translation initiation factor IF-2 subunit alpha has protein sequence MKYSGWPSPGELVVGRVDEIEDFGVFVDLEEYEDKRGLVHVSEVASGWIKNVRDHVNEDQMVVCKVIEVDQDAQQVDLSIKDVNDHQRSEKVQEWKNEQKADKWMEIAFGEDIDDDRFRSIANELIDQYGSLYKGFEEAAIHGEEALESTDLDDDDIDVIVETARENVSVPYVTVTGYVDLESPDVDGVEDVREAMQAAEGNGEVPEEVELDVTYVGAPEYRIKVKAPNYKTAETQLEESAARAREAIEAAGGTADFHRERRTDEE, from the coding sequence ATGAAATATAGCGGCTGGCCTTCTCCGGGCGAACTTGTCGTCGGACGCGTCGACGAGATAGAGGACTTCGGGGTCTTCGTCGACCTCGAAGAGTACGAGGACAAACGCGGGCTGGTCCACGTCAGCGAGGTGGCCTCCGGATGGATCAAGAACGTCCGGGACCACGTCAACGAAGACCAGATGGTCGTCTGCAAGGTCATCGAAGTCGACCAGGACGCCCAGCAGGTCGACCTCTCCATCAAGGACGTCAACGACCACCAGCGCTCCGAAAAGGTTCAAGAGTGGAAAAACGAACAGAAAGCCGACAAGTGGATGGAAATCGCCTTCGGCGAGGACATCGACGACGACCGGTTCCGCTCGATTGCCAACGAACTCATCGACCAGTACGGCTCCCTTTATAAAGGGTTCGAGGAGGCCGCCATCCACGGCGAGGAGGCGCTCGAATCGACCGACCTCGACGACGATGACATCGACGTCATCGTCGAGACGGCCCGCGAAAACGTTTCGGTCCCCTACGTAACAGTGACGGGCTACGTCGACCTCGAATCCCCCGACGTCGACGGCGTCGAGGACGTCCGCGAGGCCATGCAGGCCGCCGAGGGCAACGGCGAAGTCCCCGAGGAGGTCGAACTCGACGTCACCTACGTCGGCGCGCCCGAGTACCGCATCAAGGTGAAGGCGCCGAACTACAAGACCGCCGAAACCCAACTGGAAGAAAGCGCGGCCCGCGCCCGCGAGGCCATCGAGGCCGCCGGTGGCACCGCCGACTTCCACCGCGAACGCCGCACCGACGAGGAGTGA
- a CDS encoding DUF2298 domain-containing protein, translating into MEYGLVALWLAMYLIVGLATLPLAAALFPRFQDAGAAFAIPVGLGTIGIVGYLVGHLAFGWPALLAALVVLLAASAFAGDNELVDEYAYAEVAVVFAVAFGFLVAIRSVTPEIAPLPLAIGEKFLDFGLLRTSLRAEALPPEDMWFAGESLQYYYGGQMLTALLTILTGTAPRFAYNLALAGFYASLVTAAYGLAGAIADSHGAPRRIAAGLGAFFVGIAGNLYTAGQVLVWLLPDSLVASVTGFERGGEILSWNPTEFWFFDTSRIIPGTINEFPLFAWLNGDLHAHMLTTPFTLLVAALCFSYWQTPEPERTRRRLLLASTAPVAGFLAISNTWDFPIAAGVVLLTVAFAPSDPATLLPPRLAERVPPREGLLEEVRRDGLALAGAVAVLLVGGLLVIPFWFGTASTRSLGFLPPRSDLGPLLIVHGGFLLAFVPYLAGRVYGTVTVPRKRLAAAAVIGAVLLVAVWLSGFAAVALFGPLLVAAWYLLRRRADVGFEAVLLLAGIGLVLIVEFAYVIEPQYQGTDLERMNTVFKTYMQVWVLWAPAAGVALARLVDPSNALPSVDTPAWRSAGVAIACAVLLTTGLYAGFAVPAHFGNQPVGSDGPTLDGTAYTYERYPDEAAAIDWLDAREGQPTIVTAAPGGYRWNPDEGQGASAPASLTGVPTVLGWFHERQYRGGEPYEKRLSDVETIYEGSTVEQSSLFERYDVEYVYVGPAERARYDLAIEDHPDLAVAFWEGDVVIYEVQG; encoded by the coding sequence ATGGAATACGGCCTCGTCGCCCTCTGGCTGGCGATGTATCTCATCGTGGGACTCGCGACGCTCCCACTCGCAGCGGCCCTGTTCCCCCGGTTTCAGGACGCCGGCGCTGCCTTCGCCATCCCGGTCGGACTCGGAACCATCGGTATCGTCGGCTATCTGGTCGGCCATCTCGCCTTCGGCTGGCCGGCGCTGCTCGCCGCCCTCGTCGTGCTGCTCGCGGCCAGCGCGTTCGCCGGCGACAACGAACTCGTCGACGAGTACGCCTACGCCGAGGTCGCTGTCGTCTTTGCGGTCGCCTTCGGGTTCCTCGTCGCGATTCGTTCCGTAACTCCGGAAATCGCCCCATTACCGCTCGCTATCGGCGAGAAATTCCTCGATTTCGGCCTGCTCCGGACGTCGCTTCGTGCCGAGGCGCTCCCGCCGGAGGACATGTGGTTCGCCGGCGAGAGCCTGCAGTATTACTACGGCGGCCAGATGCTTACGGCGCTGTTGACGATACTGACCGGCACTGCGCCGCGGTTCGCCTACAACCTCGCGCTGGCGGGGTTTTACGCCTCGCTGGTGACCGCCGCCTACGGACTGGCGGGCGCAATCGCCGACTCCCACGGCGCGCCCCGACGCATCGCGGCCGGCCTCGGTGCCTTCTTCGTCGGTATCGCGGGGAACCTCTATACCGCCGGGCAGGTCCTCGTGTGGCTGCTGCCGGACTCGCTGGTCGCGTCGGTGACTGGCTTCGAGCGGGGCGGTGAGATTCTGTCGTGGAACCCGACGGAGTTCTGGTTCTTCGATACCAGTCGAATCATCCCGGGCACGATAAACGAGTTCCCGCTGTTCGCATGGCTCAACGGCGACCTTCACGCTCACATGCTGACCACGCCGTTCACGCTGCTGGTCGCCGCCCTCTGTTTCAGCTACTGGCAGACGCCGGAACCCGAACGCACGCGACGGCGACTGCTGCTGGCCTCGACTGCCCCAGTCGCGGGCTTTCTCGCCATCTCGAACACGTGGGACTTCCCGATAGCCGCCGGAGTCGTGCTGCTGACGGTCGCCTTCGCGCCGAGCGACCCGGCGACGCTGCTTCCGCCTCGACTGGCCGAGCGCGTCCCCCCGCGTGAGGGCCTTCTCGAAGAGGTACGCCGCGACGGGCTTGCCCTCGCCGGTGCAGTCGCGGTCCTGCTCGTCGGCGGTCTCCTCGTGATTCCGTTCTGGTTCGGAACTGCGAGCACGCGAAGCCTCGGCTTCTTGCCACCGCGGAGTGACCTCGGACCGCTCCTCATCGTCCACGGCGGCTTCCTGTTGGCTTTCGTCCCGTATCTCGCCGGCCGCGTCTATGGGACCGTGACGGTACCACGGAAGCGTCTCGCCGCCGCTGCGGTAATCGGGGCGGTCCTCCTCGTCGCTGTCTGGCTGTCCGGTTTCGCGGCGGTAGCGCTTTTCGGACCGCTACTCGTCGCCGCGTGGTACCTGCTGCGCCGCCGGGCCGATGTCGGGTTCGAGGCGGTGCTGCTGCTCGCCGGCATCGGCCTCGTGCTCATCGTCGAGTTCGCCTACGTCATCGAACCGCAGTACCAGGGGACGGACCTCGAGCGGATGAACACGGTGTTTAAGACCTACATGCAGGTGTGGGTCCTCTGGGCGCCGGCCGCGGGTGTCGCACTCGCGAGGCTGGTGGACCCCTCGAACGCGCTCCCGTCGGTCGATACGCCGGCCTGGCGGTCCGCGGGCGTGGCTATCGCCTGCGCGGTCCTATTGACGACCGGCCTCTATGCTGGGTTCGCGGTTCCGGCACATTTCGGTAACCAGCCGGTCGGTTCCGACGGGCCGACGCTCGACGGGACTGCCTACACGTACGAGCGCTATCCCGACGAAGCAGCGGCTATCGACTGGCTCGACGCTCGCGAGGGTCAACCGACCATCGTAACTGCCGCACCGGGCGGCTATCGGTGGAACCCCGACGAGGGACAGGGCGCATCGGCGCCGGCGAGCCTCACCGGCGTGCCGACCGTCCTCGGCTGGTTCCACGAACGACAGTACCGCGGCGGGGAACCGTACGAGAAGCGCCTCTCTGATGTCGAGACGATTTACGAGGGGTCGACCGTCGAACAGTCGTCGCTCTTCGAGCGCTACGACGTGGAATACGTCTACGTCGGGCCGGCAGAACGCGCACGATACGACCTCGCAATCGAGGACCACCCGGACCTTGCGGTCGCCTTCTGGGAGGGAGATGTCGTCATCTACGAGGTTCAGGGCTGA
- a CDS encoding metallophosphoesterase, protein MDFVPRDRAVYLPSADVLVLADLHVGRDAASNVHARLGEHEDLTERFEALLAHYGPAEAVIAGDLLHSFDALPTGTAQTVHELRDIAAEADCRVVVTPGNHDSMLGELWEGSTPDEYRPSGADTVITHGHEPPEADADCYVVGHDHPTIDIEGQRHPCYLYGTEQYDTADVLMLPAFSRVPAGMRINDMSASDFQSPLIKRVNAFRPIVRDEVADETHEFPPLGEFRRHL, encoded by the coding sequence ATGGACTTCGTGCCGCGTGACCGCGCCGTCTATCTGCCGTCGGCCGACGTGCTCGTCCTCGCGGACCTCCACGTCGGCCGGGACGCGGCCTCGAACGTTCACGCGCGACTCGGCGAGCACGAAGACCTCACCGAGCGATTCGAAGCGCTGCTGGCCCACTACGGCCCCGCCGAAGCGGTCATCGCCGGTGACCTGCTGCATTCCTTCGATGCCCTGCCGACTGGCACCGCCCAGACGGTCCACGAACTCCGTGATATCGCCGCCGAAGCCGACTGTCGCGTCGTCGTCACGCCCGGCAACCACGATTCGATGCTCGGCGAACTGTGGGAGGGCTCGACTCCCGACGAATACCGTCCCTCGGGGGCTGATACCGTGATTACGCACGGCCACGAACCCCCGGAGGCGGATGCCGACTGCTACGTCGTCGGCCACGACCACCCGACCATCGATATCGAGGGCCAGCGGCATCCCTGCTATCTGTACGGCACCGAGCAGTACGACACCGCCGACGTGCTGATGCTGCCGGCCTTCAGCCGCGTGCCTGCGGGGATGCGTATCAACGACATGTCCGCAAGCGATTTCCAGTCGCCTCTCATCAAACGCGTGAACGCGTTCCGGCCCATCGTCCGGGATGAGGTTGCCGACGAGACACACGAGTTCCCGCCGCTCGGCGAGTTCCGGCGCCATTTATAG
- a CDS encoding HAH_0734 family protein, whose protein sequence is MKHLIIHGDPGIRKDAIINYDGEEHVCFNISRQGEWHGPDRVQLWCTIGTEDERETFEKRQYIPMHLDVDTIDADALDVVKAKGELSV, encoded by the coding sequence ATGAAGCACCTCATCATCCACGGGGACCCCGGCATCCGGAAGGACGCCATCATCAACTACGACGGCGAGGAACACGTCTGCTTCAACATCTCCCGGCAGGGCGAATGGCACGGCCCCGACCGCGTCCAGCTGTGGTGTACCATCGGCACCGAGGACGAACGCGAGACGTTCGAGAAACGCCAGTACATCCCGATGCACCTCGATGTCGACACCATCGACGCCGACGCCCTCGACGTCGTCAAGGCCAAGGGCGAACTCTCCGTTTAA
- a CDS encoding proteasome assembly chaperone family protein, which yields MDAFDIETVSDPDLEDPVLVEGLPGVGHVGKLAAEHLLEEFDGELVRRVYSEHFPPQVTVDEGRTQLASAEVYALQEPERDLLVLTGDHQAGDGPGHYRLTEGFLDVADGFDVDRIFALGGVPTGELVDEPDVIGAATTDEFIEDLEDVGVEFREDEPAGGIVGISGLLLGLGERNGFEAACLMGETSGYLVDPKSARAVLEVLQEAVGFDIGYDSLEERAEEMEEVVKRIRQMEQQGSAAPSEEDLRYIG from the coding sequence ATGGACGCCTTCGATATCGAGACCGTTTCCGACCCGGACCTTGAGGACCCCGTCCTCGTCGAGGGGCTGCCCGGCGTCGGCCACGTGGGGAAACTCGCCGCCGAACACCTGCTGGAGGAGTTCGACGGCGAGTTGGTACGCCGCGTTTACTCCGAACACTTCCCGCCGCAGGTGACCGTCGACGAGGGGCGCACGCAGTTGGCCTCCGCGGAGGTCTACGCGCTGCAGGAACCCGAACGGGACTTGCTCGTCCTCACCGGCGACCATCAGGCCGGCGACGGGCCGGGCCACTATCGCCTGACCGAGGGCTTTCTGGACGTCGCCGACGGGTTCGACGTCGACCGAATCTTCGCACTCGGCGGGGTTCCGACCGGCGAACTGGTCGACGAACCGGATGTCATCGGCGCCGCGACGACCGACGAGTTCATTGAGGACCTCGAAGACGTCGGCGTGGAGTTCCGCGAGGACGAACCCGCTGGCGGCATCGTCGGCATCTCCGGCCTCCTGCTCGGCCTCGGCGAGCGCAACGGGTTCGAGGCCGCCTGCCTGATGGGCGAGACCAGCGGCTATCTCGTCGACCCCAAAAGTGCCCGCGCAGTGCTGGAGGTCCTGCAGGAGGCGGTCGGCTTCGATATCGGCTACGACTCCCTCGAGGAACGGGCCGAGGAGATGGAGGAAGTCGTCAAGCGCATCCGCCAGATGGAACAGCAGGGGTCGGCCGCGCCGAGCGAGGAAGACCTCCGATATATCGGATAG
- a CDS encoding RNA-protein complex protein Nop10 yields the protein MAKSDIRVCSAWESTHDRPVYTLGEECPECGADAENTAPAPFNPEDPYGEYRRRARRRDE from the coding sequence ATGGCCAAATCCGACATTCGCGTCTGCTCGGCGTGGGAATCGACCCACGACCGCCCGGTCTACACGCTCGGCGAGGAATGTCCCGAGTGTGGCGCCGACGCCGAAAACACCGCGCCCGCGCCGTTCAACCCCGAAGACCCCTACGGCGAGTATCGGCGGCGAGCGCGGCGCCGCGACGAGTAG
- a CDS encoding 50S ribosomal protein L44e — translation MEMPRRFNTYCPHCDAHHQHEVEKVRSGRSSGTKWDARRTRRGKAVIGNAGRFSKVPGGDKPTKKTDLKYRCSDCGKAHLREGWRAGRLTFQE, via the coding sequence ATGGAAATGCCACGCCGGTTCAACACGTATTGCCCGCACTGCGACGCCCACCACCAGCACGAGGTCGAGAAGGTCCGCTCGGGCCGTTCCTCGGGAACGAAGTGGGACGCTCGCCGAACCCGCCGCGGAAAGGCCGTCATCGGCAACGCCGGTCGCTTCTCTAAGGTGCCCGGTGGCGACAAGCCGACCAAGAAGACGGACCTGAAGTACCGCTGCAGCGACTGTGGCAAGGCCCACCTCCGCGAGGGATGGAGAGCAGGCCGTCTCACCTTCCAGGAGTAA
- a CDS encoding glycosyltransferase — translation MSRLGVVVPAFRPDPARLEAYLQDIVEELSPATVRVEFDDPDPETLESITAASLPGVVVNAVPYRRGKGAAITAGFEALETDRLAFADADGSTPASELARIVDGLDDADVAAGSRRHPGSHVVGHQTLARRLLGDGFAWFARRLLEAQLYDYQCGAKAITADAWERVRTHIYEPGFAWDVELLAMAAALDLEIAEVPIRWEDKPGSTVSPVRTSLSMGKALFVARHRAKRLQDSRLHDALAREDDIALVDRE, via the coding sequence ATGAGCCGCCTTGGGGTCGTCGTCCCCGCCTTCCGCCCCGACCCTGCCCGCCTCGAGGCATACCTCCAGGATATCGTCGAGGAACTGTCCCCGGCAACGGTTCGCGTCGAGTTCGACGACCCCGACCCGGAAACACTCGAGTCGATTACCGCGGCATCCCTCCCCGGCGTCGTGGTCAACGCGGTCCCCTACCGCCGGGGGAAAGGCGCCGCAATCACCGCCGGCTTCGAGGCCCTCGAAACGGACCGACTGGCCTTCGCCGACGCCGACGGCAGCACGCCCGCATCGGAACTCGCCCGAATCGTCGACGGACTCGACGACGCCGACGTGGCCGCGGGCTCCCGCCGACATCCGGGGTCACACGTCGTCGGGCACCAGACGCTGGCCCGTCGCCTCCTCGGCGACGGTTTCGCGTGGTTCGCCCGCCGGCTGTTGGAGGCACAACTCTACGATTACCAGTGCGGAGCGAAGGCCATCACCGCCGACGCCTGGGAGCGCGTGCGGACCCACATCTACGAACCCGGCTTCGCGTGGGACGTCGAACTGCTGGCGATGGCCGCGGCGCTGGACCTCGAAATCGCGGAGGTGCCGATTCGCTGGGAGGACAAACCCGGTTCGACCGTCTCGCCGGTCCGGACCAGCCTCTCGATGGGCAAGGCACTGTTCGTCGCCCGTCACCGCGCCAAGCGCTTGCAGGATAGCCGGCTACACGACGCACTCGCA
- a CDS encoding J domain-containing protein translates to MPVEALLTLPRWLYLGVLLGALLSVGVAVTFVVAARVFPDGGGDTGRSFSTEDRRRVEIRRYLDAIGEGFTEDVAVHGERVAFYLPHRGVAVTFDARTFYALDGTPTHAVLVEHELPGIALGSRLPFETPDISFGEDENESETASQADRLTERERAAYAVLGLPADADRNAVQRAYRKRIKEVHPDHGGDKAAFERVRDAYDTAKRHAS, encoded by the coding sequence GTGCCCGTCGAAGCGCTGCTAACGCTTCCCCGATGGCTCTACCTCGGGGTGTTGCTCGGTGCTCTCCTGAGCGTCGGCGTCGCCGTGACGTTCGTCGTTGCCGCGCGCGTGTTCCCCGACGGAGGAGGCGATACCGGCCGAAGCTTTTCGACGGAGGACCGCCGTCGGGTAGAGATTCGCCGCTATCTGGACGCCATCGGCGAAGGATTCACCGAGGACGTCGCCGTCCACGGCGAACGCGTCGCGTTCTACCTTCCACACCGGGGCGTGGCCGTCACGTTCGATGCCCGAACTTTCTACGCGCTCGACGGAACGCCGACCCACGCGGTGCTGGTCGAACACGAACTACCGGGTATCGCTCTGGGCTCCCGTCTCCCGTTCGAAACGCCCGATATCTCCTTCGGTGAGGACGAAAACGAATCCGAAACCGCCAGCCAGGCCGACCGCCTCACCGAACGCGAACGGGCCGCATATGCCGTCCTCGGCCTCCCGGCGGACGCCGACCGGAACGCGGTCCAGCGGGCCTACCGCAAGCGAATCAAGGAGGTCCACCCGGACCACGGCGGCGACAAGGCCGCCTTCGAACGCGTCCGCGACGCCTACGATACCGCCAAACGACACGCCTCATGA